The following coding sequences are from one Onychomys torridus chromosome 16, mOncTor1.1, whole genome shotgun sequence window:
- the Col2a1 gene encoding collagen alpha-1(II) chain encodes MIRLGAAQSLVLLTLLVAAVLRCQGLDDEEEAGSCLHDGQMYKDKDVWKPTICRICVCDTGKVLCDDILCEDKDCLNPEVPFGECCPICTAELTPASGQLGPKGQKGEPGDIKDIVGPRGPPGPQGPAGEQGPRGDRGEKGEKGALGPRGRDGEPGTPGNPGPPGPPGPPGLPGLAGNFAAQMAGGFDEKAGGAQMGVMQGPMGPMGPRGPPGPAGAPGPQGFQGTPGEPGEPGVSGPMGPRGPPGPAGKPGDDGEAGKPGKAGERGLPGPQGARGFPGTPGLPGVKGHRGYPGLDGAKGEAGAPGVKGESGSPGENGSPGPMGPRGLPGERGRTGPAGAAGARGNDGQPGPAGPPGPIGPAGGPGFPGAPGAKGEAGPTGARGPEGAQGPRGEPGNPGSPGPAGASGNPGTDGIPGAKGSAGAPGIAGAPGFPGPRGPPGPQGATGPLGPKGQMGEPGIAGFKGEQGPKGETGPAGPQGAPGPAGEEGKRGARGEPGGAGPIGPPGERGAPGNRGFPGQDGLAGPKGAPGERGPSGLAGPKGANGDPGRPGEPGLPGARGLTGRPGDAGPQGKVGPSGIPGEDGRPGPPGPQGARGQPGVMGFPGPKGANGEPGKAGEKGLAGAPGLRGLPGKDGETGAAGPPGPAGPAGERGEQGAPGPSGFQGLPGPPGPPGEGGKQGDQGIPGEAGAPGLVGPRGERGFPGERGSPGAQGLQGARGLPGTPGTDGPKGAPGPDGPPGAQGPPGLQGMPGERGAAGIAGPKGDRGDVGEKGPEGSPGKDGTRGLTGPIGPPGPAGANGEKGDVGPAGPAGSTGARGAPGERGETGPPGPAGFAGPPGADGQPGAKGDQGEAGQKGDAGAPGPQGPSGAPGPQGPTGVTGPKGARGAQGPPGATGFPGAAGRVGPPGSNGNPGPPGPPGPSGKDGPKGARGDTGSPGRAGDPGLQGPAGPSGEKGEPGDDGPPGSDGPPGPQGLAGQRGIVGLPGQRGERGFPGLPGPSGEPGKQGAPGASGDRGPPGPVGPPGLTGPAGEPGREGSPGADGPPGRDGAAGVKGDRGETGALGAPGAPGPPGAPGPAGPTGKQGDRGESGAQGPMGPSGPAGARGIPGPQGPRGDKGETGEAGERGLKGHRGFTGLQGLPGPPGPSGDQGASGPAGPSGPRGPPGPVGPSGKDGSNGIPGPIGPPGPRGRSGETGPAGPPGNPGPPGPPGPPGPGIDMSAFAGLGQREKGPDPLQYMRADEASSSLRQHDVEVDATLKSLNNQIESIRSPDGSRKNPARTCQDLKLCHPEWKSGDYWIDPNQGCTLDAMKVFCNMETGETCVYPNPATVPKKNWWSNKGQKKHIWFGETINGGFHFSYGDGNLAPNTANVQMTFLRLLSTEGSQNITYHCKNSIAYLDEAAGNLKKALLIQGSNDVEIRAEGNSRFTYTTLKDGCTKHTGKWGKTVIEYRSQKTSRLPIIDIAPMDIGGPEQEFGVDIGPVCFL; translated from the exons ATGATCCGCCTCGGGGCTGCCCAATCGCTGGTGCTGCTGACGCTGCTCGTCGCTGCGGTCCTTCGGTGTCAGGGCCTGGATGACG aggaggaggctggaagcTGTTTGCACGATGGGCAAATGTACAAAGATAAGGATGTATGGAAGCCCACGATCTGCCGCATCTGTGTGTGTGACACTGGCAAAGTCCTCTGCGACGACATACTCTGTGAAGACAAAGACTGCCTCAATCCCGAGGTCCCCTTCGGAGAGTGCTGCCCCATCTGCACAGCTGAACTCACCCCTGCCAGTG GACAACTAGGACCGAAG GGCCAGAAAGGAGAACCTGGAGACATCAAGGAT ATCGTAGGACCCAGAGGACCCCCTGGCCCTCAG GGACCTGCTGGTGAACAAGGACCCAGAGGTGACCGTGgtgaaaagggagaaaag GGTGCACTTGGACCTCGTGGCCGAGATGGAGAGCCTGGTACCCCTGGAAATCCTGGTCCCCCTGGTCCTCCAGGCCCCCCTGGCCTCCctggccttgctgga AACTTTGCAGCTCAGATGGCTGGAGGATTTGATGAGAAAGCTGGTGGTGCCCAGATGGGGGTGATGCAAGGTCCAATG GGCCCCATGGGACCTCGAGGACCCCCAGGCCCTGCCGGTGCCCCC GGCCCTCAAGGATTTCAAGGCACTCCTGGTGAACCTGGCGAGCCTGGTGTCTCT GGTCCCATGGGTCCCCGTGGTCCTCCAGGCCCTGCTGGAAAACCTGGTGATGAT gGTGAAGCTGGGAAACCTGGAAAAGCTGGGGAAAGAGGCCTTCCTGGCCCTCAG GGTGCTCGTGGATTCCCCGGAACCCCAGGCCTTCCTGGTGTCAAAGGTCACAGA GGTTACCCAGGCCTTGATGGTGCTAAGGGAGAAGCTGGTGCTCCAGGTGTGAAG GGTGAAAGCGGTTCCCCCGGTGAGAACGGTTCCCCAGGCCCAATG GGTCCCCGAGGCCTGCCTGGTGAGAGAGGACGGACTGGCCCTGCTGGTGCTGCT GGTGCCCGGGGCAACGATGGCCAGCCAGGCCCCGCTGGACCTCCG ggTCCTATCGGTCCtgcaggtggtcctggcttcCCTGGTGCTCCTGGCGCCaag ggggAAGCTGGCCCCACTGGTGCCCGGGGTCCTGAAGGTGCTCAAGGTCCTCGTGGCGAGCCTGGCAATCCTGGGTCCCCCGGGCCCGCAGGTGCTTCT GGTaacccaggaactgatggcatTCCCGGAGCCAAAGGATCTGCT GGAGCTCCTGGAATTGCTGGCGCCCCTGGCTTCCCTGGGCCCCGTGGTCCTCCTGGTCCTCAAGGTGCAACTGGTCCTCTGGGCCCCAAAGGTCAGATG GGTGAGCCTGGCATTGCTGGCTTCAAAGGTGAACAAGGCCCCAAGGGAGAAACT GGCCCTGCTGGGCCCCAGGGAGCCCCTGGTCCTGCTGGAGAAGAAGGTAAAAGAGGTGCCCGAGGGGAGCCAGGTGGTGCCGGGCCCATCGGTCCCCCTGGAGAAAGA GGTGCCCCTGGCAACCGTGGTTTCCCGGGTCAAGATGGTCTGGCAGGTCCCAAG GGTGCCCCTGGAGAGCGAGGGCCTAGTGGCCTGGCTGGTCCCAAAGGAGCCAATGGTGACCCGGGTCGTCCTGGAGAACCTGGCCTTCCTGGAGCTCGG GGTCTTACAGGTCGCCCTGGTGATGCTGGTCCTCAAGGCAAAGTTGGTCCTTCT GGAATCCCTGGTGAAGACGGCCGCCCTGGACCTCCTGGTCCTCAGGGAGCTCGTGGGCAGCCTGGTGTCATGGGTTTCCCTGGCCCCAAAGGTGCCAAC gGCGAGCCTGGCAAAGCTGGGGAGAAGGGGCTGGCTGGTGCTCCTGGTCTAAGA GGCCTGCCTGGCAAGGACGGTGAGACAGGAGCAGCAGGACCCCCCGGCCCTGCT GGACCTGCTGGTGAACGAGGCGAGCAGGGTGCTCCTGGGCCATCAGGGTTCCAG GGACTTCCGGGCCCTCCAGGTCCCCCAGGTGAAGGTGGAAAACAAGGTGACCAG GGTATTCCTGGTGAAGCTGGAGCCCCTGGtcttgtgggtcccagg GGTGAACGAGGTTTCCCAGGTGAACGTGGCTCTCCTGGTGCGCAAGGCCTGCAGGGTGCCCGGGGTCTGCCTGGCACTCCTGGTACTGATGGTCCCAAA GGTGCACCTGGTCCAGATGGCCCCCCTGGGGCTCAGGGTCCTCCAGGTCTACAGGGAATGCCTGGCGAGAGGGGGGCAGCTGGGATTGCTGGACCCAAGGGAGACAGA GGCGATGTTGGTGAGAAAGGCCCAGAGGGGTCTCCTGGAAAGGACGGCACACGA GGTCTGACTGGGCCCATCGGGCCCCCGGGTCCAGCAGGTGCCAATGGCGAGAAG GGGGATGTCGGACCTGCCGGGCCTGCAGGAAGTACTGGAGCTCGTGGGGCTCCG GGTGAACGTGGAGAGACCGGGCCACCTGGACCTGCAGGATTCGCTGGACCTCCT GGTGCTGATGGCCAGCCTGGCGCCAAGGGTGATCAAGGAGAGGCCGGACAGAAAGGAGATGCTGGTGCCCCTGGTCCCCAAGGCCCCTCTGGAGCTCCTGGGCCACAG ggTCCTACTGGAGTGACTGGTCCCAAGGGAGCCCGAGGTGCCCAAGGCCCCCCG GGAgccactggattccctggagctgctgGCCGCGTTGGACCCCCAGGCTCTAAT GGCAACCCTGGACCCCCTGGACCCCCTGGTCCTTCTGGAAAAGATGGTCCCAAAGGTGCTCGAGGAGACACTGGTTCCCCAGGCCGAGCTGGTGACCCTGGGCTTCAAGGTCCTGCAGGACCTTCTGGCGAGAAAGGAGAACCTGGAGATGATGGTCCCCCT GGTTCTGATGGTCCTCCAGGTCCCCAGGGGCTGGCTGGGCAAAGGGGCATCGTTGGTTTGCCTGGACAGCGTGGCGAGAGAGGATTCCCTGGCCTTCCCGGCCCATCG GGTGAGCCTGGCAAACAGGGTGCCCCTGGTGCATCTGGAGACAGAGGTCCTCCTGGCCCTGTGGGGCCTCCTGGCCTGACAGGTCCTGCAGGTGAACCTGGACGAGAG GGCAGCCCTGGTGCTGATGGACCCCCTGGCAGAGATGGTGCAGCTGGAGTCAAG GGTGACCGCGGTGAGACTGGGGCCCTGGGCGCTCCTGGGGCTCCTGGGCCCCCAGGAGCTCCTGGCCCTGCTGGCCCGACCGGCAAacaaggagacagaggagagtcT GGTGCACAAGGTCCTATGGGCCCCTCGGGACCCGCTGGAGCCCGTGGAATCCCA GGCCCTCAAGGCCCCCGAGGTGACAAAGGAGAAACTGGAGAGGCTGGCGAGAGGGGACTGAAGGGTCACCGAGGCTTCACtggactgcagggtctgcctggcCCTCCG GGTCCTTCTGGAGATCAGGGTGCTTCTGGCCCGGCTGGTCCTTCTGGCCCAAGA GGTCCACCTGGCCCCGTGGGTCCCTCTGGCAAAGATGGCTCTAATGGAATCCCTGGCCCCATTGGGCCTCCTGGTCCCCGTGGACGTTCAGGCGAAACTGGCCCTGCT GGTCCTCCTGGAAATCCTGGTCCCCCTGGCCCTCCGGGTCCGCCTGGTCCTGGCATTGACATGTCAGCCTTTGCCGGCTTAGGCCAGAGAGAGAAGGGCCCTGATCCCCTGCAGTACATGCGGGCCGATGAGGCATCCAGTTCCCTGAGACAGCATGACGTTGAGGTGGATGCCACGCTCAAGTCACTCAATAACCAGATCGAGAGCATCCGCAGCCCCGATGGCTCCCGCAAGAATCCTGCTCGAACCTGCCAAGACCTGAAGCTCTGCCACCCAGAGTGGAAGAGCG GAGACTACTGGATTGACCCCAACCAGGGCTGCACCTTGGACGCCATGAAAGTTTTCTGCAACATGGAGACAGGCGAGACTTGCGTCTACCCCAACCCGGCAACTGTGCCCAAGAAGAACTGGTGGAGCAACAAGGGCCAGAAGAAGCACATCTGGTTTGGAGAAACCATCAATGGCGGCTTCCAT TTCAGCTATGGTGATGGCAACCTGGCTCCCAACACCGCTAACGTCCAGATGACGTTCCTTCGTCTGCTGTCAACGGAGGGTTCCCAGAACATCACTTACCACTGTAAGAACAGCATTGCCTACCTGGACGAAGCAGCTGGCAACCTCAAGAAGGCCTTGCTCATCCAAGGCTCCAATGATGTGGAGATAAGGGCTGAGGGCAACAGCAGGTTCACATACACCACTCTGAAGGACGGCTGCACG AAACACACCGGTAAGTGGGGGAAGACTGTCATCGAGTACCGGTCACAGAAGACCTCACGCCTCCCCATCATTGACATTGCACCCATGGACATTGGAGGGCCCGAACAGGAATTTGGTGTGGACATAGGGCCTGTCTGCTTCTTGTAA